The Corvus cornix cornix isolate S_Up_H32 chromosome 6, ASM73873v5, whole genome shotgun sequence genome includes the window AACCAGGGTCATCCAAAGCCCTGGCTCACCCAGCAGCTTCTCATAGCAAGCTGATGGCACACCTAAAGAGGCTGATCCAGGCCTCCCTGCCCTAAGTCCCTTCCGAGTGCCTGTTTGGGGGAGAGCtaaacagattatttttgaCTCCCAGAGATGCTTCaccaccccccccaccccccccccccccccccccaccgcAACAGCTACAATCCCTGCACAAACCTTTTCCCATTTGGTGTGAAAAGGCTACGGCAGCATTTGAAGGCTGAGCCCCACAGCCCTGTTGTTCCCATTGTCACCTCAGCCTCTTTCCTGCCCTTCGCCCTGGGGACAAGGACCCAAGGGATCCTATCAGTGGCtcacagcatccctgtgccacaAGAGGGCACATCAAGCCCTTGGATGTCATTGCCCGAAATAGCAACCAGCCAAACAGAGCTCAGGGGATAGGATATACCGGGAAAAGTGGGTTAGAGGGAAAAATGTGCTCAGGCCCATTCATACTGCCATACACAGCCCTGGGCTATGGCCAGCAGCCTGAAAATGTCCCTGGAGAGTCAGAGGCTTTGGAAAGATCAGACTTGCTGCTTACCCAGTCCCACAATGGTAACTCCCCCCACGGCCAGAGCCCATCCTTTTAAGATATTTGGTCTCCAGGCAGATCTTTGCACTGAGCTTTCAGTTCCTGAACCACAGACTGTGTAATACTGGACCATTTTGCTGTCCCACATCAGGTGCATTACTCTCTTGTTCCACTGCTTTCTTTACTTACATGACTGTTTTACTTAGTTTTTCCCCAGTTCTCAATGCTGGCCTTTTCCAACAACTAGTGATTGCCCATCAGTTCATGTTGCTAAGAAAAAAGTCCTTCCCAGTCCCTACCTACCTCCTCAAGGTGGCAGGTGACCATGTTCCTGTTAGCTCAGCCTTAAATGCTACATCCTAACAAGGGCCACCTGGTCCTAATCTTGGGTTCACCCAGCAGCATCTGTGACAAGCTGAAAACACACCTGGCAGCCTGACTCCTGAAAAGTGACACGCTTGATGTAAGAGCTTCTTAACCTTAACACTTACAGCCTCTTAGCAGGGGAAAGTCTCTATTTAGAGGACCACCACCAGCCAAGCTCAGTGTGCACCCTGTCCCCCATGCAACCACAGTACCCCAAAAAGGATACCAACCCTCTTCAGCGACCCCTCgttttccctgccctcccatCCCAGGCAGCTGACAGATGCAAAGACATAACGGTGGTGTGCATAGCATTGTGGTTagattttattggttttttgttgatttttttgttttgttttgttttttaactcaTATAATTGTTATAATACAAAATATACAGACTGGAGATGCCAAGCAGGTTGTGGGTCACCATGCCCCAGGTCAGGGGGTCACACCATGCGACCTACAGCGTGAGGGGGGAGGCGGCATGTGCTCCACGTGGCAGGGGACAGTGGGTACCCCAGGGagcctgggaggagggagaacagGGCCGAAGAGATGGACGAGTAAGGCCCTCCCACCCTTAGGAGAATGCAAGTgggagctcagccccacagcaaACCCAGGAACAGGTCTGTGAGATGAACAGTGTGTTGAATGAACCTAAAAAAACACATCATGTCTGCGAGATGAATAGTGTGTCGCATGAGCCTAAAAAACACATCATATCTGcaagggctgggacagggacgGTCCCCCTGGGAAGCAGCCCTGTAGCTTTGGCTCAGAGCCCAAGGGGTTAAATTCTAATGTCTCCAACGccaggggctcagcctgggtCTGGCCCAGCATGGGTGCTGATCCCAGACATTGCAGCTCAGGCCAGCCCAAACCACCTCTGGCCAAGGATACAGAAGAGTGGAGCCACAgctgggggctgccagggctgggtgcATTCCCAGTGCCTGTGAGGGGCCTTTGGTGTTGGCATGGGATCATTAGCCCCTGGGCATCACTCTCCCAGCTGTGACTTGGAGTGGTATGTGGGCAGGACAGGCCTGCCTGCACACACCTGGCTCCAAGGAGCTGGTGGTGATAAAGACACCCAGGGTCCCCATCCCCAAGGTCCCCAAGCAGGCTCACATATGGCCATGCTGGGGAAAGGAGATGAGCCCCCTGCCCCAAGGTGACCCCCAGCCTGCCAGCAGCATGGCAGCGACTCCTGTCTAACCCCAGCCTCGACTTTCTCCTCTAGGAGATGCTAGCTCAGCCATGTCACTAGCACAGTGCCTGTGGGAACACCTCTGCCTCGTTGCTCATTCCCCAGTCCTCTGGGCAGCAGGTGGGCTGGGATGGGccagggcacaggagcagggcaaGGTCAGCAGCAAATGATGCCAGGAACACGACTGTGAGCCCTATGGGGGCAGAATGGCCACCAGGCACCAGCCCATCTCCCTCTTCTACGTGTCCCCACACCCTGGCTGTCATGTCCTCGGGAAGTGTTGGAAAGGGTGTCTCTCCACCAGAGCCTCCAAGTGGATCCCTGGGGTCCCTCTGTGCCAGCACCCCAAACCTGAGGGACAGGGGCTGAGGttgcagctctcccaggcttGCATCCTCCATCCTGGGGGACAAGTGCTACAAGAAGTCACCTCGGGGTCCCTTTagcctcccctctccccctgtCAGGGCAAGCCTCCTAACTCTAACTGGGATCCCTGGGGTCAGGCATGCTGCCCCATAGCTCATGCAGCAATGAACCCCAAGGGCTCACATGGCTGCCTTTTCCAGGCACGGCCCCTCTGCCCACCCACCGGCCCAGTTTCAGGACAAGGAGGGTGGCTGGTGGCTCACAGTGGACACACCGGACACACTCcccacagcagggcacagccagggcaggggaggaagcCGAGGCACTGGTGCCCATTCCAAGACTTTATTGGTTTCTAGATAGTGTCGCTGGAGGGTTCAGGCTGGAGCCAGGACTGGGGGCTCCTGAGGCTGGGGAGGATCAGGGTaggggagctgtggctgcacagggTGGTGTGCACGGGGAAAACCTCTATTGCAGCCCAAGGCTGCATCTTTTCCATCAGGATTAGATGCAGGGAGGTCCATCCAGGTGAAATGCTCATCCTGTGCCAGCCATGCCCGTGCTCCAACATCAGGGAGCACCTGCTTGGGATCCCCcgaggaaagcagagctgggccaggggaaagggaagattTCGGCACCGACTGCATCTCAGGGAAGGAAGGCCCCTTTCCAtgggggtgtctgtgcagcCGGAGGAGGGGAGTCTCAAAGGAAAAGTCGAGAGAGAGAAGAAGGTTCTGGGCCCAGTGTCAGGAGAGCTCATCTGGAGGCAGGTCTGGGAGCTAAATCACGCTGTCAAAGAGCTGCATGGATCGCATGATGTTCTCATCCTGTCAGGAGCAGGTGGGAAGCAGGCAAGTTGGGCACAGAATAGCAACCTGGGCAGCTCCCCCAAACCTGGCTGTACCCTCATGGCAGCTCTGGCACGTGGGACAAGTGCCCCAGGGATTACAGGCAGTTCCCAAGCCCTGCTAGGATCCACAGCTCTCCTCATCTGTACGGGGATGCTGGTATGGGTACAGTTCCcaaagcagagctccagcctTGCCCCTGGGAGCCCTGGCTTCACCTCCTCTCTgcaggaaggaagcaggagggaCAAAGGTCCCCAGGGAAGAGCGTGGTGACCTAGCTTAGACAAGAGCTGCCGGTGACTTTACCTTCTGGCAGGACTCCAGGAACTCCTCAATTGTCACCACGCCGTCCTTATTCCGGTCCATTTTCTGCAgacaagcacagcacagggggcatagcagggacagccccagccccagggagaaCCTGGTACCCCCTGACCAGATCCCACAGGGACTGGACACAGTGCATCCCTTGCCCCAGGCATGCCCAAGCaccagcaggaccagcacagccctgcttcaTCCCCAGAATGGGGTGCCTTCTACCGCactcactgcagctctgtgctggagctctgcttCCCCGGGATGTACTCAGCTCACCTGGAAGAAGTTCTCCACATGCTCCCGGGGTGCTTCCTCCCGCATGGCCGGGTAGGTGTATTTGCCCATCATGTCGTAGATGGACTTCATGATGTCCAGCATTTCCTGatgggaaggggagcagggtTGCAGTGTCAACTGCagttcagctctgcctccaCCTGGTCCCCAACCCGCACCTTTTTCTTGATGCTCCTGAAGGACCTGTGGGGTGCTCAGGTGTGtttctgctggctctgtgcaCACTGTGGGGCCATGTGTGCACATGCATGCACAGTGGAGCCCCAAAGCTGCACACCACTCATCCACCCTCCATCCCAGAGTCCCACCAGTGCCAGGGGGCCAGGAGGGACACTTGCAAAGCTGAGCTCAAGTAAATATTGACCCCCTGAGCTCTCCTCCAGAGCTCAGCCAATACCCCCAAGTTCTGCCCTTGTCCCTGCCAGGTGCAGACCGGCACTGGCCCTGGGGACCAGTCTGGACCCCTCCATCCCACCTCTTTGGTGATGCAGCCATCTTTGTTCAGGTCATAGAGGTTGAAAGCCCAGTTCAGGCGATCATCAATGGTGCCCCGCAGGATGGTGGACAGCCCAGACACAAAGTCCTGCAAGGATGGACAAGGCAGGCAAGTGGGAGTTACAGCCACAAAGGGCCTCAGAGACACAGAGGGTACAGCCCTGCTTGATTCTCCTGCGGAGAGGAACTCAGCCCCAAAGCCAAtgtgccctggggctgggctgaaAAGGTGAAATGTTGGGTATCAAAAAGAgtctggggagaaaaaattgCTTAACCCCATACATTTCCCACACTACTCCCTTGGGTCACAGCAAGCAAGAGGACAATGTGCATCATGACCTGCTGTTCAGCCAAAGCCTGAACAAGACCCAGCCATGGCTGTGTTTGCCGGTCTGGGTACCTACACAACCCTAcccagaaaatacagaaagcccttttttgttgcttttcattGGTTTTCCATTGCCTCTGGGAATTTAATAAACTCCACTAGACCTGCAAAGCTCTTCATCCATCTGCAACAGCAACGCTGCTGACCCCAGCCCTTGGTCGCTGAAGGGACGTGCTCTCCTTGCCCCGCTGCAACCCATCACCCCCTCCTTGGCCACAGCTCACCTCGAAGCTGACGGAGCCATCGTGGTCGGTGTCAAAGGCGTTGAAGAGGAAGGTGGCATAGGTGCTGGAGTCTGCAGGGAGGCAGACAGCATGAGGGGGTGCTGTGTGACCCTCTGCCCCGCAGAGGCACCCATGTGTATAGGGACAGGGATTGGGATAGGCACTCACCTCCTTGAGGGAAGAACTGTGAATAGATCTGTTTGAAGTTTTCTTCATTGACAATGCCACTCGGGCACTCCTGCCAGGGCAAGGCCACAGCGTCACTTCCACATTGCAAAAAAGGGCTGAGCACCCCCTTAAAACCCTGTGGCTCCCTTGCCTTGTCTCTCCAGCCCTGTGCACCTGGTGGGGTGGCTAGAAAGGCTGCTTGGAGCATCTCTCTGATCTTTTGGGCTGCACCCCTCGCTGGAGGGGCTCTGAGTCCCAGGCACCCAGGAAGGGGGCTCTCTGCACcccagaaaatggaaaacaagatCAGGTCTCCTCACTGAGCTCCCTGCAGGTAAGGTCAGGCTGTAGCCTTATATAAACTTCAACCCCAAGGTCCCAAAAACCTTCACAAACAAAGCACCACCCCAAGGTGGACATGGCAGCAGAGGTGGGGACTATCAGAGCTGGTCAAGGGGTACTCACATTCTTGAAGCCTCGGTACAGGACCTGCAGCTCTTTGCGGGTGAACTTGGtctgttcctggagctgctccagcccctcggGGCGGTGGCAGACGGTGGAGAGTTCAAACTCGTCCTCAACACTGTCTGCAAGGAACCCAGGGGAAGAGAGGGTGGCTGAGGCCAGCACTGTCCTGCCCTATCTTGTCATGCCAGGGGGCAGGAGAGGCACCTTGCACAGCACACCCCTTCCTCTCACACCTGCCCAGGTTGACACATTTTTGGGGTGCTCTGCTCAGCCAGAGCTGGGTCTATGCCAGCAGGGGACACTCATAGACACCCTGGCTGCAGACCAGGGACTGACACTGGGCAACTACCCCCCCTCCAGTACAGCCTAGGCTGGGCAGAAAACAGGTGTGAAAACCCCCCAGTGCTGAAAtcctctctgcctgcccttctcctcccaccagcacaggcaTCTGCCCTGTGGAGTTCAGACCCTTGAtgtcctgcagcaccagggctcACGTCCAGCAGGAGAGTTGCCCCTCAGAACTCCCAGCCCCAAATGCTCCCCCCCCACCTTTCCAGATTCCATCCTGCCCACTGTGCTCCCACCTTCATCGATGGCTTCTCTCCACCATCTGCCAAGCTGCACaacccctgcctgcagcaacCAGCACCCTTAGACCCCACTCAGCCAAGAGTGGCACATAGCCCCTCTCCATGGGATGGTTCAGACCCTGCCCCTCCATACTCACCTCTTCTGAGGGGGAATTGGCTTGCACTGTGGAGCGGGGAAAGATCCTGACCAGGGGCTTGGACTCACCAAGGGGCCAAGCACACCCAGTACAGGGGGTTAGGGGACTCTGCACTCACTCCCTGCTCAGACTCTTTCATCCCCCCATCACACCTCCATCTCCAAACCGACCCTGAACTTAGAGAAACAAACCCCCACCCCTTAAACTAGTGCCGGGAGGGCCCCGCTGCCCTGAGCCAGCTCCCAAGCGGTTCCTGCCGCTGTGCATCCCgtgggagctgctccagggagatGAAGACGGAGAAAACCAGCCTGTGAGCCGGTAAAGACAGAGGTAGGTGCAGAGCCCATGGGATCGGACccctccagggcagggctgatcctgacagccagggcaggggagaggtGGAGGCGTCCCCTTCCCgcaggcagggccagggcggagagcaggcagcagcaccgccggggacaaacacacacaaaggcaAGAAGAAGCACTTGCTTTCACTGAGCGAGGGGATGGATTTGGGCcggcagcagggcagcagttTGAGGAATCGCTGCTTCAGCGCTTTTTTAGTTTGGACTGGCGGGTTGCCTGGAAGAAAGAAGGAGTCACCAAGCAGAAGAAGAGTTAACAGAGCATCAGCCCCCGGTCCCGAcgggcagcagggatgggcaccCGGCGCAGGGTGAtctgagcagaggcagcacatGCAGCgtgaggctggaggagcaggaaggcaAAACCCAGCCCAGGTTCTGGTCGGCCTTCCTGCTCAATCCCAGGACAAACCCGGCACTGGAGTATCCATCCTTGGGGAGGATGGGGGCAACCCTGCTAGGCTACCCACACCCAGCGCCTCTGTACACCCCCTTCATGCTGGGGTGCACTGGAGACTCCCAGGAGCCCAGAGAGTCAGGAAATGTCAGGGCCTGACTCTGTCCTTTAGCTTTGAGGACAAATACCTGCTCCCCGGGGATCTGCCCCGAGGGActctgcagggaggcagggcaggatgaAGCCCAAGAACAGCCTGTGGCTGAGCCAGGGCATTGCATCTTCCCCAAGCTCGGGCTGGGTTTGATCCTGCTGGCACCCAAGGGCTGAAGGCAAAGCATGCACCGGAACCCCCATGCAGCCCAGACTGCAGCATGCACCCCCACCCCAGTGCAGCGCTGGGACCCGAGCCCAGGGACCTGCTTTGAGACAGCCAGACGGGGAACGGGGCTCAGGGCTTTGCCTtggccaggctgcagggctgtgtgagGGACTacccacagcagcctggcccATGGCCATTGCATCCAAGTCGCCCTGCATTAATAGTAGGTCCTGTACTGACCCCACTGCCACCCCCTGTTCCCCCATTTGGGCCCCAGTGGTTTCACTCAGCCCCATCTCTCCCAGCTGGTGTTGCCCCATGGCTGCAgaccccctccctcccttcccacagtACCTCAAGCCAGCAAACTCAGCGCAGGACTAATGCTGCAGgtagggaaaggaggaagaggagcgGATGAAGGCTATGCTGGGCTCGAGCCTCCAAGGGGAGGCAGGCACCAGCATGGGGACAAATGGGACGAAAGGTGCAAAGTCCCTTTGGGGCTCTGGTTTGTCACTGTGTTTGCTCCAAGCATCCTGTACCTCTGCAAGCAGCAGGTCACAATGTCTATGTGTCCTGAGTCCCggttttggggttgtttctCTAGGGTTCTAGCAGATTGCTGCCACAGAAACACTTTCTCAGCCTTGTGGGGCTAAGCTGAGCCCCAGGTGCCAGGAAAATGATGTTCTGTGGTacccagctccagggcagggatATGGGTGCACATACGGCAGCCACTGCTAGGCAGGTTGGCCCCAAAGTGCCCACAGGTAGAATCTGGGAGCCTCTGAGCTCACACCAAGGCAGCTCCATCATTCTGAGGGATAGAGAATAGCTCCAGGAGGTCATGGTTCCAGCAGGACATCACACAAAGCCACTCAAAGAGGGTAAATtctccccagggatgtggtaTCCACAGCAGGGCGACAGTGATATGCAAATGTATAGGGATGAACAAACGCACCCCTCCTGGCATTTGTCGGGGGGTGACAGGGGCAAGGGTGAGGACCAGGATCTTGGcgctggcagagcagcacaacCTGGCTCCTGTCTGCTCCAGGGTTTGCAGGCAGGTGAGGAAAGAGGATTTTTCCTTCCTAGAAGTGGGCATCAGTTGTACATAAACCATGATTTTGTCCCAGCTATGCTTACAGGGCCTTAATttgcagagggaaagggaaattgCACCTTTCAGCCTTCCAAGGATGCTCTGGGGCCAGGTgcctccagcagagctgagctgcaggaaaagaCCTGGCAGGCAGAAGTATCCCCTTTGCTGAGAGGGAAGGGACAAGGTGGGCAGAGCAACACCCAGTGCCAGGGTGATGGGCCcgggagggagcagggcaggagggaaacCACACAGCGAGAGAGATGCAACAGAGAGTAAACTGTGGTTGGACTCACAGGGGCAGCAGGTATAGGCACGTGCAGTAGGTCAGGTCGGGTGCAAGTTACACTTTAGTTTGttataaagaaggaaaaagaaaaaaaataaggaacaTGGGCGTTTTCTCAAGGAGGAAACTGAAGGGGGCCCGATTCCAgggtccccagggcaggggagggagcacATTCAGCACATGCAGCTTAACAACAGGAGAGGGGTGACCAGGACTGGGGTTTTGCTGTCCTGGCTTTAGTGAACACAAGGGCTCTGCTGGGTCGGACACACCAGCCTCTTTCTGTCCCCAGCATCCAAACCACAAGCAAGTCTGGGAGCTCCCCCTTGCTGGGGAACAGCTCTGGCCGAAGAtgaggagcagagcccagccgTGTGCTGCCACTCTGGACACAAGGGACATTGCAGCACGAAGCCCTGTTCCTGCCAGCAACAGCTCCTTTTCCagatgctgctctgctctccaccCTTCTGCAAGGGCCATCCAGTGGCTGGTACAGAACAAAAAGGGCTGGCAGTGTTTTATCTGCGGCAGGAGGTCTGCGGGGTTAAGTGGCTTGTCGCTTCCCATGCATCACTCCGCAGCTCGGCAACTTCGAAACACACATGAACACACACAAACTGAGACTCCATCCATGAGCAGCACCAGAAGGGGAAGAGATTTCACATCCCCACTTCCACATGCTGTTGAAATGAATCCCTAAGGCTGGCTCCAAGGGGACCTACAGTGGGTAGATCCCTGCCCCCAGCAATGATTGCCATCAGGACGGCCACGGACCACTTTGTATCGAGCCACCAGCAGCTGATGTGTCCTTGGGGGCTGGATCCAGCCAATGCCACCATGCTGAGGGTTACCCAGTGCTGGACTGACACCCCCTTCCCACAGAGGAGCCAAGCCTGGGCTGCTCCGTGGTCTccccagaggaaaagcaggacaCAGAGTCAGTCTGATGCATAACAATGTCCCTGTCCTCCCATAGAGCCACAGCCACCAGTGACCCCACAGTGACAGCTGGATGGGGAGACCAACCCACCCGTTCCATGGCACCCTTCTGCTAGAAAAGACTCTACAATAACAAACCAACAGGCAGTGCCAAAACTCCCCCATCACTGTCAGTAACCTGTCAATAAATGCTTGATCATGATGGGTGGAAAATGTGCTTCCCATGATTAGACCCCCacagtgtccccagcccagctcctgggcacagcactATTccaggaggggagcagagcacccacagcccctgcttgGCCCTGTGGGGCAGCATTGGGTCAGTTGGCAGGTCAGGAGGAGCTGGTATCCCAATGCTGACCTGAACCCACCTGCCCCTAAAACCTATGGCTGACAGTCATCCCTGTGCAGGGCTCAGCCACTCAGGGAAGTACCCAGCCTCAGGCAGTGCCATCAACCACAGCTCTCTGGAGTCTGCAAGGAGGGTCAGCAGGAGGAAGAGTGAGTCCCCCCAGCCACCCTGGGGAGGCCAGGATGTGTCCCActagcagcagctctgcaaatgACCCTCATCAGTCAGCAATGCAGAGCCAAGTGTAGCAAAGGTGCCAGACAGTCATCCATCAGAGGAATGAAATCAGAGCTGCCATCTCCTGGGGCCAGAGAGTCCTTGTCCTGGGGGTGGgacagagctggaagcagcaaaGCTGCCAATCGAGCTGCGGTTCATGGGACAGCAGAGGCTCAGGACCAGGATATTCCCCAGTACCAGAGGGAGGAACAGCTGCACAACCCTTGTACTGAGCAAACCCCAGAGGAAGAGGGTACCATGGGCCAGAATGGGCCACAGAGCCAAGTGGGgctcacagcagtgctgtcccCACTCCCATCTCCAGCCTGTGACAGTGCTCCCAGATAGCCTGGCTGTGCCCAAAGGAGATGTTACAGAATAATAATTTGTTCAGTCCACACCACATACAAAACGTTGCAAGCAGGGAATGGAACAGGATACACATCCCAAGGGACAGGATGGGACAGCCAGATGCATCACCCTGCTGCAAAACCCACACACAGGGATATATCCTGCCCCCATTGGCAcctcctctggcagcaggaacCAGCACATCCAAGGTGCCAGAGGAGCTACCCAAAAAAAtgcctcagcagagcagcagctcctcttggCTGCAAGCAGTGTGTTCCACAAGAGAGCTGGTGCTCTGCATACCCATTACCCAGCCATCCATACCCTCCACAGTAAGGCACAGGGACAAGGAGTGGATGTGCttcagccacagcccagccagaTCCCAGGCAGCTCAGGGACATCCTCCATCAGAAGGGGGTTGAAAGCACCTCCTGGGCACAGCACCTTCAtgtcctcccctccctctgctctaCTACTAATTGCTCCTCTGATCACTCCTATCCACACAGCCTCCCATTCCGAGATCTGGCTACCCGAGGGGATGTGATCTGCAGTCCCTTCATCTCACAGCATCCCCAGTGTCAGCAAGGAGGCAGAGAAGATGGCAGCAAACCAGCCCCAAAACACATTCATGCAAAGTCTGTTGGCAGCCCTTGTCTGAGCTGGGACTGTCCGTGGCACAGTCGAGGAAGGCAGCCAAAGGAAACAAGGCATCAGCACcatgcagctccctgcactCCCACCCTCACCAGCCACAACCAACAGGTCCTGTATCCATTGCTCTGACATATTTTGGGTCCTCCTCTTTGGCCACATCCAGCCCTATCCTCAGTACCCACTTGCCAAACTAGGAAGCACAACACCCACAGcatcctcttccttccccagccctggcacagccccatAGGGAGGGCAAAGGGGCTCTAGCCTCTTTTGCCACACTTCCCCCATAGCCACCAGTTCCTGTAGCAGTGGGAAAGCTTTGCTCTGCATGGTGCTGCACCCCACATCCATGGCTCTTTTCTCCCAGCTCACACCTCCTCAGCCGCAGTTACCTGCAGTCCTTTTCCCCATCATCTGACAAAGCCCAGCCCTCTGCATCCCCTTGCCCTGAGACTCCAACAGCCCAGACAGTTtccatcccccagcaccccacacATCACTGCATCCCCGTGCCTCAAGACCCAGATATCCCCCACCCTAATGCTCGCAGACACCCTACATTTCTAGCATCCTGCACCCAACACCACACATTCCAATGTCCACAAATATTCCCACCCAATATCCTAACACTCTGAAACACCCCCAGACACCCCTACTTCCCCAGTTCCCTACATCCTAATGCTGCCAGACACTCCAAtgccctcctccccccccccaaaaagccCTAAACCACACTAATCCTTCAAAAACTCCCCTAAGCACCCTGCAGCTCTTGGGATAGGAGGAGCACCTCCACCACAACATCCCCATCTCATTGCaaccccatccccatccctgtccccatcccacctcCCCTGGTCAGGTCGATGATGCCCAGGGCATGGAGTATCttgaggctggagcagagcagcaggatgatGCCCACCGTTTGCAGCCCCTGCAGGTCCCAGGGTGCCTCAGCCGCCATCCCCCAGACACGCAGCCCCAGCCggcagctgctctggcagcaacAGACCCAGCAACgcaggagaggggagggcaggggaggagagacCTGCCTTGGCCCTCCCTCTTCCTGACCTGGCACCCACTGTGGTCCCTCGGGACACCCAGGCTGCAGAGAAGGAGAGTCCACGGAACTTCCCAAGGGACTTAGGGGTCAGGTCTCCCCCAGGGCACGCCTGCACtacacagcctggcacaggcaccCACAAAGGGGTGCAGAACTGGCACCAGTGGGTGcggggaggtggaggaggatCAGCTGCAATGACTTCCACCCCAACAGCAGCTTGTGGTGGCACTGGAGCTGAGCAGTCTGCAGGGACCCTCGAGCTCATCACACACtacagggatgctgctgccaccagcccagggaccagctctgcccaggaaatCCCCTCTGCTGCATCACAAACCACCAAACCTTCCCCCCAACAGTGTCCCCACCTTGCATGGCAGGAGTTCCCTGCCTTGGAGCTCAGCCTTGTCTGCTGATCACCTCCACAGACATCTGCAACCCTcatctcttccctcttcctctgcatCTCTGCACCAGCAAGTCAGTCACAGCCACGGCTgggggctgccagccctgggtACCTTGCgtgctgctggagagaaatGTGCTCCACAGGGTGCAAACGTGCCCCACAGGGTGCTGCCTGGAGGGAGGGCAGCACGTCAGGGACAGCCAGGGTGGGtgctccccacagcccaccCAAAGTCCTGCTTtgagggcagcaggacagatTCCAGCCTGGCAACAGCGGTTATTAGAAAGTCTCTTTCTGGCAGCTGTCTATGCACCTCTCACCTAAAAGCTGCTTCTGACGAGgccacctcctgccccagcagtaCAACAAGCCCCAGCGCAGGCACCCATGCGGGAATGAGACATTCTCCTGTATCCCTGGGAGGGGATGCTGCAGCCAAGCATGGATGGCAC containing:
- the KCNIP2 gene encoding Kv channel-interacting protein 2 isoform X3, whose product is MERTSLHNDSLLYASLIAILLLISYWFTTRCFKIISGIEDSVEDEFELSTVCHRPEGLEQLQEQTKFTRKELQVLYRGFKNECPSGIVNEENFKQIYSQFFPQGDSSTYATFLFNAFDTDHDGSVSFEDFVSGLSTILRGTIDDRLNWAFNLYDLNKDGCITKEEMLDIMKSIYDMMGKYTYPAMREEAPREHVENFFQKMDRNKDGVVTIEEFLESCQKDENIMRSMQLFDSVI
- the KCNIP2 gene encoding Kv channel-interacting protein 2 isoform X4, whose amino-acid sequence is MALHAEEMRIQCHFVPRSAGTASLTLNAGSVRDSVEDEFELSTVCHRPEGLEQLQEQTKFTRKELQVLYRGFKNECPSGIVNEENFKQIYSQFFPQGDSSTYATFLFNAFDTDHDGSVSFEDFVSGLSTILRGTIDDRLNWAFNLYDLNKDGCITKEEMLDIMKSIYDMMGKYTYPAMREEAPREHVENFFQKMDRNKDGVVTIEEFLESCQKDENIMRSMQLFDSVI
- the KCNIP2 gene encoding Kv channel-interacting protein 2 isoform X7 — protein: MAAEAPWDLQGLQTVGIILLLCSSLKILHALGIIDLTRGGNPPVQTKKALKQRFLKLLPCCRPKSIPSLSENSVEDEFELSTVCHRPEGLEQLQEQTKFTRKELQVLYRGFKNECPSGIVNEENFKQIYSQFFPQGDSSTYATFLFNAFDTDHDGSVSFEDFVSGLSTILRGTIDDRLNWAFNLYDLNKDGCITKEEMLDIMKSIYDMMGKYTYPAMREEAPREHVENFFQKMDRNKDGVVTIEEFLESCQKDENIMRSMQLFDSVI
- the KCNIP2 gene encoding Kv channel-interacting protein 2 isoform X5, producing the protein MRSKGRKESLSDSRDLDGSYDQLTDSVEDEFELSTVCHRPEGLEQLQEQTKFTRKELQVLYRGFKNECPSGIVNEENFKQIYSQFFPQGDSSTYATFLFNAFDTDHDGSVSFEDFVSGLSTILRGTIDDRLNWAFNLYDLNKDGCITKEEMLDIMKSIYDMMGKYTYPAMREEAPREHVENFFQKMDRNKDGVVTIEEFLESCQKDENIMRSMQLFDSVI
- the KCNIP2 gene encoding Kv channel-interacting protein 2 isoform X6; the encoded protein is MSHCQQRCKRQLGRVIRFFYQFVTGTLSQDSVEDEFELSTVCHRPEGLEQLQEQTKFTRKELQVLYRGFKNECPSGIVNEENFKQIYSQFFPQGDSSTYATFLFNAFDTDHDGSVSFEDFVSGLSTILRGTIDDRLNWAFNLYDLNKDGCITKEEMLDIMKSIYDMMGKYTYPAMREEAPREHVENFFQKMDRNKDGVVTIEEFLESCQKDENIMRSMQLFDSVI
- the KCNIP2 gene encoding Kv channel-interacting protein 2 isoform X8, whose protein sequence is MNLEGLEMIAVLVVLVLFVKVLEQFGLFEPVSLEDSVEDEFELSTVCHRPEGLEQLQEQTKFTRKELQVLYRGFKNECPSGIVNEENFKQIYSQFFPQGDSSTYATFLFNAFDTDHDGSVSFEDFVSGLSTILRGTIDDRLNWAFNLYDLNKDGCITKEEMLDIMKSIYDMMGKYTYPAMREEAPREHVENFFQKMDRNKDGVVTIEEFLESCQKDENIMRSMQLFDSVI
- the KCNIP2 gene encoding Kv channel-interacting protein 2 isoform X2, which encodes MRSKGRKESLSDSRDLDGSYDQLTGNPPVQTKKALKQRFLKLLPCCRPKSIPSLSENSVEDEFELSTVCHRPEGLEQLQEQTKFTRKELQVLYRGFKNECPSGIVNEENFKQIYSQFFPQGDSSTYATFLFNAFDTDHDGSVSFEDFVSGLSTILRGTIDDRLNWAFNLYDLNKDGCITKEEMLDIMKSIYDMMGKYTYPAMREEAPREHVENFFQKMDRNKDGVVTIEEFLESCQKDENIMRSMQLFDSVI